The Austwickia sp. genome includes a region encoding these proteins:
- a CDS encoding amino acid ABC transporter ATP-binding protein: MVRALNVHKAFHGTEVLKGIDLDVARGEVVCLLGPSGSGKTTFLRCINLLERIDGGRIWVDGELMGYAEKGGHLYELPDKTIAAQRREIGMVFQRFNLFPHMTALANIMEAPVLVRGIGKAAAQDRARQLLDRVGLGDRADAYPGQLSGGQQQRVAIARALAMDPKLMLLDEPTSALDPELVGDVLAVMRELAHDGMTMIVVTHEMGFAREVADRVVFMDGGVVVEQGPPREVIGNPQHERTRAFLSRMREEQPPAAPDGLTI; the protein is encoded by the coding sequence CTGGTTCGGGCCCTGAACGTGCACAAGGCGTTTCACGGCACGGAGGTGCTCAAGGGCATCGACCTCGACGTGGCGCGCGGCGAGGTGGTCTGCCTGCTGGGCCCCTCCGGGTCGGGCAAGACGACGTTCCTGCGCTGCATCAACCTGCTGGAGCGCATCGACGGCGGCCGGATCTGGGTCGACGGGGAGCTGATGGGGTACGCCGAGAAGGGCGGCCACCTCTACGAGCTGCCCGACAAGACGATCGCCGCGCAGCGCCGCGAGATCGGCATGGTCTTCCAGCGGTTCAACCTGTTCCCGCACATGACGGCGCTGGCCAACATCATGGAGGCGCCCGTGCTGGTGCGCGGGATCGGCAAGGCCGCTGCCCAGGACCGCGCCCGCCAGCTGTTGGATCGGGTCGGGCTGGGCGACCGCGCCGATGCCTACCCGGGCCAGCTGTCCGGCGGCCAACAGCAGCGGGTCGCGATCGCGCGCGCCCTGGCGATGGACCCCAAGCTGATGCTCCTCGACGAGCCGACGTCGGCCCTCGACCCCGAGCTGGTCGGCGACGTGCTCGCGGTGATGCGGGAGCTGGCCCACGACGGGATGACGATGATCGTGGTTACCCACGAGATGGGGTTCGCCCGCGAGGTGGCCGATCGGGTGGTCTTCATGGACGGCGGCGTCGTGGTCGAGCAGGGCCCGCCGCGCGAGGTGATCGGCAACCCGCAGCACGAGCGGACGAGGGCCTTCCTGTCCCGGATGCGGGAGGAGCAGCCCCCGGCGGCCCCGGACGGCCTCACCATCTGA
- a CDS encoding pyridoxamine 5'-phosphate oxidase, translating to MTIPVPMADLAALLTRYGSAYLISVGADGRAKVITVDPVVEGRVLLVPTPSRGSAANIAANPQVTLAWPPSERHGFTLIVDGTAVADDAGITVTPEHGILHRPAPHAQAPDAPAAPYPFQANPNPTCGHDCAPIAPA from the coding sequence ATGACGATCCCCGTCCCGATGGCCGACCTCGCCGCGCTGTTGACCCGCTACGGCTCGGCCTACCTGATCTCCGTGGGCGCCGACGGCCGGGCCAAGGTCATCACCGTGGATCCCGTCGTCGAGGGGCGGGTCCTGCTGGTCCCGACGCCGAGCCGCGGCTCCGCCGCGAACATCGCCGCCAACCCGCAGGTCACGCTCGCCTGGCCGCCGTCGGAGCGGCACGGCTTCACGCTGATCGTCGACGGTACGGCGGTGGCGGACGACGCGGGCATCACCGTCACGCCGGAACACGGGATCCTGCACCGGCCGGCCCCGCACGCGCAGGCCCCGGACGCGCCCGCGGCGCCGTACCCGTTCCAGGCCAACCCGAACCCCACCTGCGGGCACGACTGCGCGCCGATCGCGCCCGCGTAG
- a CDS encoding ATP-binding protein, whose translation MFVGREAQLARLDEMLRRASSGRDDRPGKALLIRGRRRVGKSRLVEEFLARADVPHVFFAASGRPVRDELRLFAQEVAESTLPGAGLFNGVQLSDWDSALRLLAAALPDRGSVVVLDELPYLAAQHEAFEGSLQRAFDRELGRRGVLLIGIGSDLGMMESLNEYGRPFHQRAREMVVPPLTPADVADLLKLDAADAFDAYLVTGGLPLICTEWSLGASLRDYLRDACQDPTSALLVSAERSLAAEFPVDVQARTVLQAIGHGERTFTMIGRAAGDLPSGSVSRTLTTLVAKRVVAVDQPLSTRPASKDKRYRVADPYLRFWLTFLGPYLGEIERGRGDRVLSRIEASWTTWRGRAIEPVLREALERCAVNSVRTQNGTPGVVGGYWTRTNIPEIDLVVADRQPVADRVLAVGSIKWLERAPFDRHDLARLHAHRVQLPGAGPDTGLLALSRSGASVDGVTVLGPEELLGGYR comes from the coding sequence ATGTTCGTCGGTCGAGAGGCACAACTGGCGCGGCTAGACGAGATGCTGCGGCGGGCGAGCTCCGGGCGCGACGATAGGCCGGGCAAGGCGTTGCTCATCCGTGGCCGGCGCCGGGTGGGCAAGTCTCGCCTGGTAGAGGAGTTCCTCGCGCGCGCCGACGTACCGCACGTCTTCTTTGCGGCCTCTGGCCGACCGGTCCGCGACGAACTGCGCCTCTTCGCCCAGGAGGTGGCCGAGTCCACGCTCCCCGGTGCCGGCCTCTTCAATGGGGTGCAGCTCTCCGATTGGGATAGTGCGTTGCGCCTGTTAGCCGCGGCGCTGCCGGATCGCGGCAGCGTCGTCGTGCTGGACGAGCTTCCCTATCTGGCGGCGCAGCACGAGGCGTTCGAGGGGTCTCTGCAGCGAGCCTTCGACCGTGAACTCGGGCGCCGCGGTGTCCTGCTCATCGGAATCGGCTCGGACCTGGGGATGATGGAGTCGCTGAACGAATACGGGCGACCGTTTCATCAGCGGGCCAGGGAGATGGTCGTTCCGCCGCTCACCCCCGCCGACGTGGCTGACCTCCTGAAGTTGGACGCAGCCGACGCCTTCGATGCCTACCTCGTGACGGGCGGGCTGCCACTGATCTGCACCGAATGGTCCCTGGGGGCCTCGCTCCGGGACTACCTACGAGACGCCTGCCAGGACCCGACCTCCGCACTCCTGGTCTCGGCCGAGCGCTCGCTGGCTGCGGAGTTTCCCGTCGACGTCCAGGCCAGGACCGTGCTCCAGGCGATCGGGCACGGCGAGCGGACGTTCACCATGATCGGCCGCGCGGCCGGGGATCTTCCCAGCGGCTCGGTGAGCCGCACCCTGACCACGCTGGTGGCCAAGCGCGTTGTCGCCGTGGACCAGCCCCTCTCGACCAGGCCGGCGAGCAAGGACAAGCGATACCGGGTGGCCGACCCTTACCTCCGGTTCTGGCTGACCTTCTTGGGTCCTTACCTCGGGGAGATCGAGCGGGGCCGGGGAGATCGAGTCCTCTCCCGAATCGAGGCGTCCTGGACCACGTGGCGGGGGCGGGCCATCGAGCCCGTGTTGCGTGAAGCGCTCGAACGGTGCGCGGTGAATTCGGTGCGCACGCAGAACGGCACGCCAGGGGTCGTGGGCGGGTATTGGACCCGGACGAACATTCCCGAGATCGATCTGGTCGTGGCCGACCGGCAGCCAGTCGCCGACCGCGTGCTCGCCGTGGGGTCTATCAAGTGGCTAGAGCGGGCACCCTTCGATCGCCACGATCTCGCCCGCTTGCACGCGCATCGTGTACAGCTGCCTGGCGCCGGACCCGATACCGGTCTCTTGGCTCTGTCCAGGTCTGGAGCCAGCGTGGACGGCGTGACGGTTCTTGGACCGGAGGAACTGCTCGGCGGCTATCGCTGA
- a CDS encoding MBL fold metallo-hydrolase — translation MRMIAVGCSGSFPGPASPASCYLVQAEHEGRTWSIALDLGNGSIGPMHRFLDPRALDAVVLTHLHPDHCLDACGLYVMRNHQPGGPMAGRLPVWGPEGTADRLGRAYGVTRPERLDDQFAFGVIAAGQPWEVGPFRLTPYEVNHPVESYGIRVEADGAAVAYTGDTDDCPNLRRLFAGATMALVDCAFVDGRDEPRGIHMTGSRAATAAVEAGGLQRLMLTHIPSWNDPQVCRDQAAQVWGEHVEVCRPLETYEL, via the coding sequence ATGCGGATGATCGCCGTGGGCTGTTCCGGGTCGTTCCCTGGGCCGGCGTCGCCGGCGTCCTGCTATCTCGTGCAGGCCGAGCATGAGGGGCGCACCTGGTCCATCGCGCTCGACCTCGGCAACGGGTCGATCGGGCCGATGCACCGGTTCCTGGACCCGCGCGCTCTCGACGCGGTCGTGCTGACCCACCTGCACCCGGACCACTGCCTCGACGCGTGCGGGCTGTACGTGATGCGCAACCACCAGCCGGGAGGGCCGATGGCCGGCCGGCTGCCCGTGTGGGGGCCGGAGGGGACCGCGGACCGGTTGGGCCGGGCGTACGGCGTGACGCGCCCCGAGCGGCTGGACGATCAGTTCGCGTTCGGTGTCATCGCGGCGGGCCAGCCGTGGGAGGTGGGGCCGTTCCGGCTCACGCCGTACGAGGTCAACCACCCCGTGGAGAGCTACGGGATCCGGGTGGAGGCCGACGGCGCGGCGGTGGCGTACACCGGGGACACCGACGACTGCCCGAACCTGCGCCGGCTGTTCGCGGGGGCGACCATGGCCCTTGTCGACTGCGCGTTCGTCGATGGGCGGGACGAGCCGCGCGGCATCCACATGACGGGTTCGCGGGCGGCGACGGCCGCCGTCGAGGCCGGGGGGCTGCAGCGGCTGATGCTCACGCACATCCCGAGCTGGAACGACCCGCAGGTGTGCCGCGACCAGGCCGCGCAGGTCTGGGGCGAGCACGTGGAGGTCTGCCGGCCGCTGGAGACGTACGAGCTGTGA
- a CDS encoding amino acid ABC transporter ATP-binding protein, with translation MSTNPPAAPPVEIRGLHKAFGDLEVLKGIDTTIHKGEVVCVIGPSGSGKSTLLRCVNLLEQPTSGQVFIDGEEVTDPDCDIDHVRARLGMVFQQFNLFPHLTALENCMLAQRTVLRRSAPEARAKAQANLEKVGLGDRGASHPAQLSGGQQQRVAIARALSMDPELMLFDEPTSALDPELVGDVLAVMRQLADEGMTMMVVTHEMAFARDVADRVIFMDGGVIVEEGPPSQVIGAPQEERTRTFLQRVLDPTNTRAGAEDEAHAARHGGEGTAGEAVPAVGDQPGHGRYTPQG, from the coding sequence GTGAGCACCAACCCCCCGGCCGCCCCGCCGGTCGAGATCCGGGGCCTGCACAAGGCGTTCGGCGACCTGGAGGTCCTCAAGGGCATCGACACGACCATCCACAAGGGCGAGGTGGTCTGCGTCATCGGCCCGTCCGGGTCCGGCAAGTCGACGCTGCTCCGCTGCGTCAACCTCCTCGAGCAGCCCACCAGCGGGCAGGTCTTCATCGACGGCGAAGAGGTCACCGATCCGGACTGCGACATCGACCACGTGCGGGCCCGGCTCGGGATGGTCTTCCAGCAGTTCAACCTGTTCCCGCACCTGACGGCGCTGGAGAACTGCATGCTCGCCCAGCGCACCGTGCTGCGCCGGTCGGCCCCGGAGGCTCGCGCCAAGGCCCAGGCCAACCTGGAGAAGGTCGGCCTGGGGGACCGCGGCGCCAGCCACCCGGCGCAGCTCTCCGGCGGCCAGCAGCAGCGCGTCGCGATCGCCCGGGCCCTGTCGATGGACCCCGAGCTGATGCTCTTCGACGAGCCGACCTCGGCGCTCGACCCCGAGCTCGTGGGCGACGTGCTCGCCGTCATGCGCCAGCTCGCCGACGAGGGCATGACCATGATGGTCGTCACCCACGAGATGGCCTTCGCCCGGGACGTCGCCGACCGGGTGATCTTCATGGACGGCGGGGTCATCGTCGAGGAGGGCCCGCCCAGCCAGGTCATCGGGGCGCCGCAGGAGGAGCGCACCCGCACCTTCCTGCAGCGCGTCCTCGACCCGACCAACACCCGGGCGGGCGCCGAGGACGAGGCGCACGCGGCGCGGCACGGCGGGGAGGGCACCGCCGGCGAGGCAGTGCCCGCGGTGGGGGACCAACCGGGGCACGGGCGCTACACCCCACAGGGTTAG
- a CDS encoding ABC transporter substrate-binding protein: MRTARARSLAVLTVAAFGLAACGSNSLSTSSSSTSGGAAAGGSSSAPATPTKDDKLAAKLPEKVKTAGKLVVGVDATYAPNEFLADDGKTVQGMDVDVLNAVAARFGRKTEWQPAQFDTILLGVQSGKYDVAMSSFTINADRKKAVNMVSYYNAGSLWAVAKGNPKKMDPKDVCGKNIGVQKGTVQQDEMDAATKTCTAAGKPGVNLVIDDQQSKITAALTSGKVDAMIADSPITLYAIKQTNGQLEQLGDLYDSAPYGIVVPLDQKDFAQAIADALADLNKSGAYKAALTKWGGEKGAIDSFAVNP, translated from the coding sequence ATGCGTACCGCCCGCGCCCGTTCCCTCGCCGTCCTCACCGTGGCCGCCTTCGGCCTGGCGGCCTGCGGCTCGAACTCCCTGTCCACGTCCTCCTCCTCGACCTCGGGCGGGGCCGCTGCCGGGGGCAGCTCCTCGGCGCCGGCCACCCCGACCAAGGACGACAAGCTGGCCGCCAAGCTGCCGGAGAAGGTCAAGACCGCGGGCAAGCTGGTGGTGGGTGTGGACGCGACGTACGCCCCGAACGAGTTCCTCGCCGACGACGGCAAGACCGTGCAGGGCATGGACGTCGACGTGCTCAACGCGGTCGCGGCCAGGTTTGGGCGGAAGACCGAGTGGCAGCCTGCGCAGTTCGACACGATCCTGCTCGGGGTGCAGTCGGGCAAGTACGACGTGGCGATGTCCAGCTTCACCATCAACGCCGATCGCAAGAAGGCGGTCAACATGGTGAGCTACTACAACGCGGGCAGCCTCTGGGCCGTCGCCAAGGGCAACCCGAAGAAGATGGACCCCAAGGACGTCTGCGGCAAGAACATCGGAGTGCAGAAGGGCACCGTCCAGCAGGACGAGATGGACGCCGCCACCAAGACGTGCACCGCCGCCGGCAAGCCGGGCGTCAACCTCGTCATCGACGACCAGCAGAGCAAGATCACGGCGGCCCTGACCTCGGGCAAGGTCGACGCGATGATCGCGGACAGCCCGATCACGCTCTACGCGATCAAGCAGACGAACGGGCAGCTGGAGCAGCTCGGTGACCTGTACGACAGCGCGCCGTACGGCATCGTCGTGCCCCTCGACCAGAAGGACTTCGCCCAGGCCATCGCCGACGCCTTGGCCGACCTGAACAAGTCCGGCGCCTACAAGGCCGCGCTGACGAAGTGGGGCGGCGAGAAGGGCGCCATCGACTCCTTCGCCGTGAACCCGTGA
- a CDS encoding amino acid ABC transporter permease, translating into MQYAVLAAVAVLVVVGADWHQIGQAFFRADMIALTAQSGLLRAIGNTLLYTLGAFAYGVLAGTVLALMRLSQVAPYRWLATAYVEFFRGLPAIIVLIAFSLISLILPGVAIPGGEVGSVWLGLGIVSSAYLSETIRAGILAVPKGQVEAARSLGMTPGQATRKIVLPQAFRIILPPMTNELILLVKDSSLVYVLGLSTAQYELTKTGRDLASSNSNMTPLIVCGLCYLIITLPLTVLVKRLEAKNAKAR; encoded by the coding sequence ATCCAGTACGCCGTGCTGGCCGCCGTCGCCGTCCTCGTGGTGGTGGGCGCCGACTGGCACCAGATCGGCCAGGCCTTCTTCCGCGCGGACATGATCGCGCTCACCGCGCAGAGCGGCCTGCTGCGGGCCATCGGCAACACGCTGCTCTACACGTTGGGTGCCTTCGCGTACGGCGTCCTCGCGGGCACCGTCCTTGCGCTGATGCGCCTCTCGCAGGTCGCGCCGTACCGCTGGCTGGCCACGGCGTACGTCGAGTTCTTCCGCGGTCTGCCCGCGATCATCGTGCTCATCGCCTTCAGCCTGATCAGCCTCATCCTGCCCGGGGTCGCGATCCCCGGCGGGGAGGTCGGCTCCGTGTGGCTGGGGCTGGGGATCGTGTCCTCGGCGTACCTGTCCGAGACCATCCGCGCCGGCATCCTCGCGGTGCCGAAGGGCCAGGTGGAGGCGGCGCGCTCGCTCGGTATGACGCCGGGCCAGGCGACCCGCAAGATCGTGCTGCCGCAGGCCTTCCGGATCATCCTGCCGCCGATGACCAACGAGCTGATCCTGCTCGTCAAGGACTCCTCGCTGGTCTACGTGCTGGGGCTGTCGACGGCCCAGTACGAGCTCACCAAGACCGGCCGCGACCTGGCGTCCAGCAACTCCAACATGACGCCGCTGATCGTCTGCGGCCTCTGCTACCTCATCATCACCCTGCCGCTGACGGTGCTGGTCAAGCGCCTCGAGGCCAAGAACGCGAAGGCCCGGTGA
- a CDS encoding glutamate racemase: MVDAPIGIFDSGYGGLTVARAVLDQLPHESVAYFGDTARAPYGPRPIAQTRQFALECLDRLVDHGVKVLVIACNTASAAVLHDARERYDVPVVEVIQPAVRRAAAATRNDRVGVISTMGTHQSGAYRDAFAAAPHIRVVSQPCPRFVEFVENGVTGGPELLSVARGYLDPVVDAGIDTLILGCTHYPLLTGVISYVVGDTVTLVSSAEETAKDVYRVLADRGELREGELPPPEHGFTTTGDPAAFARLARRFLGPEVADVYASTAKAS, encoded by the coding sequence GTGGTGGACGCGCCGATCGGCATCTTCGACTCCGGCTATGGGGGGCTCACCGTCGCCCGGGCCGTCCTCGACCAGCTGCCGCACGAGTCCGTCGCCTACTTCGGCGACACGGCCCGCGCGCCGTACGGTCCGCGGCCCATCGCGCAGACCCGCCAGTTCGCGCTGGAGTGCCTGGACCGCCTCGTCGACCACGGCGTCAAGGTGCTCGTCATCGCCTGCAACACCGCGAGTGCGGCGGTGCTGCACGACGCGCGGGAGCGCTACGACGTACCGGTCGTGGAGGTGATCCAACCGGCCGTACGGCGGGCGGCGGCGGCGACCCGCAACGACCGGGTCGGCGTGATCTCGACGATGGGCACCCACCAGTCCGGCGCCTACCGGGACGCGTTTGCGGCCGCGCCGCACATTCGCGTCGTGAGCCAGCCGTGTCCGCGGTTCGTGGAGTTCGTGGAGAACGGCGTCACCGGTGGCCCGGAGCTGCTCTCGGTAGCCCGGGGCTACCTCGATCCGGTGGTCGACGCCGGGATCGACACCCTCATCCTGGGCTGCACCCACTACCCGCTCCTGACCGGCGTCATCAGCTATGTGGTGGGCGACACGGTCACGTTGGTGTCCTCGGCCGAGGAGACGGCGAAAGATGTCTACCGTGTGCTCGCTGATCGGGGCGAGCTGCGCGAGGGAGAACTGCCGCCGCCGGAGCACGGGTTCACCACCACCGGCGACCCGGCGGCATTCGCCCGGCTCGCGCGGCGGTTCCTCGGGCCCGAGGTCGCGGACGTGTACGCGAGCACCGCGAAGGCATCGTGA
- a CDS encoding amino acid ABC transporter permease: MLVSSFVTNPRWDWALAGQIMVQSPVVEGLLKGTVFVTVAAMVIGVALGTTIAVARLSTNPVLRFLSFIYTWFFRAVPRYVLLAMIGVGLGYLYSTLDIGLPFGQQLAGWLGLSTDLTFFSLDVKAITGGLVGGIMGLALSEAAYMAEIARAGILSVDKGQTEAAQALGLSRAQTMRRIVLPQAMRVIVPPTGNETIAMVKDTSLLIAVPVITELYYQTSNFGFRLFKPMAGFVAATIWYLVVCSLLMVVQSYVERYFGRGFGEAHVGKQTNRRFARGGGMGGA, translated from the coding sequence ATGCTGGTCAGCTCGTTCGTGACCAACCCCCGCTGGGACTGGGCGCTCGCCGGGCAGATCATGGTGCAGTCGCCGGTGGTCGAGGGCCTCCTCAAGGGCACGGTCTTCGTCACGGTGGCCGCCATGGTCATCGGCGTGGCCCTGGGCACCACCATCGCGGTGGCCCGGCTGTCCACCAACCCGGTGCTGCGCTTCCTCTCCTTCATCTACACGTGGTTCTTCCGCGCGGTGCCGCGCTACGTGCTGCTCGCGATGATCGGCGTCGGGCTCGGGTACCTCTACAGCACCCTCGACATCGGCCTCCCGTTCGGGCAGCAGCTCGCGGGCTGGCTCGGCCTGTCGACCGACCTCACGTTCTTCTCCCTCGACGTCAAGGCCATCACCGGCGGCCTCGTCGGCGGCATCATGGGCCTCGCGCTGTCGGAGGCCGCCTACATGGCCGAGATCGCCCGGGCGGGCATCCTGTCTGTCGACAAGGGCCAGACGGAGGCGGCGCAGGCGCTGGGGCTCTCCCGCGCCCAGACCATGCGGCGCATCGTGCTGCCGCAGGCGATGCGCGTGATCGTGCCGCCGACCGGGAACGAGACCATCGCGATGGTCAAGGACACCTCGCTGCTCATCGCCGTGCCGGTCATCACCGAGCTCTACTACCAGACCTCGAACTTCGGGTTCCGCCTCTTCAAGCCGATGGCGGGGTTCGTGGCGGCGACGATCTGGTACCTCGTCGTCTGCTCGCTGCTGATGGTCGTGCAGAGCTACGTGGAGCGCTACTTCGGGCGCGGCTTCGGCGAGGCGCACGTCGGCAAGCAGACCAACCGCCGGTTCGCGCGCGGCGGCGGGATGGGGGGCGCGTGA
- a CDS encoding TfoX/Sxy family DNA transformation protein, translated as MTASSSTPLESLPNIGPALAEALRDVGIGDAETLRAVGALAAWDDLYAAGRFHCLTSLMSVAAAVDGVPKRVLDERTRTVLRRHHERRAQT; from the coding sequence ATGACCGCCTCGTCGTCCACCCCGCTGGAGTCGCTGCCCAACATCGGCCCCGCTCTGGCCGAGGCGCTGCGCGACGTCGGGATCGGCGACGCCGAAACACTGCGGGCCGTCGGCGCCCTTGCTGCCTGGGACGATCTGTACGCGGCCGGCCGATTCCACTGCCTCACCAGCCTGATGTCGGTCGCCGCTGCGGTGGACGGGGTGCCGAAGCGGGTGCTGGACGAGCGCACGCGGACGGTGCTACGCAGGCATCACGAGCGACGAGCCCAGACGTAG